The following nucleotide sequence is from Pseudomonas putida S13.1.2.
GTACTGCGCTGGCCCTTGCCAACCGAGCTTCAGGCCAGCTACCCCGCTGTACTTGTGCTCGATACCCGGCAAGTGCTGGCGCAGCGCATCAGCCTGCCGCTGGCGGCCACGCGCAACCTTGGGGAAGTGCTGACCTACGAAATCGACAAGTACACCCCCTATACCGCCGAACAGGTTCACTTCGTCGCCCGGGTGGTGCGCCGACAGCCACCGAACGCCGAGGTCGAACTGGTGGCCATCGCCCGCCAGCGCCTTGATGCCCTGCTGGAAGCGTGCCGTGAACGCAACCTGCCACTGGTGGCCATTGACGTTCAGGGCAGCGACGGCCAGCGCCTGGGGCTGGACCTGCTACCCGCAGGCAGCGATACCGGCCTGGCCCGCCCTTCCCGCCTTGATCAAGGCTTGTGGCTGAGCCTGGCGGCCTGCTGCCTGCTCTTGGCCGGCGCGTTCATCGACCAGCGCCAGAACCTGGTGGCAGCCATGCAGCAGCAAGTCGCCAGCCAGCGCCAGGCGGTGCAGCACATCGAACAATTGCGCCAGGCACTCGACAGCAGCGTCGGCGCCGCCTCGTACCTGGCCAGCCGCAAGGCCGGCCAGCCCACCGTCAGCGCGCTGCTGGCGGACCTCACCGGTTGCCTGGGTGACGAAACCTGGATCGAGCAACTGGAAGTCCACGAAACCGGCGAGGTCACGTTCTCCGGCCAGAGCGCGCGCAGCAGCGCCCTGATCACCCAGGTCAAGGCCTGCAAGACCCTGGAGCATGCCCAGTTCCAGGGGGTGATCCTACCGGACAAAGCCACAGGCCAGGAGCGTTTTTCGATCAGCGCCCAGCTCAAGCGGGAGGTGCCCCATGCGCCCGTTCAACCCTAGGGAACGCAAGATCGTCGCGCTTGGCGTGCTCGGCCTGTTGCTCTGGGCCGGCTGGTATCTGTTCGTCGACAGCCTGCTGCTTGCCCCGCTGCGCGACCTCGACGAGCAGGCGCAGACACTGCGTGAACAACAACGTCGCTACGCCAGCCTGATGCTTCAGCAGCCGCAACTGGAAGCGCGCCTCAGGCAGGCGCGCAACGACCCGGCGCAGCGCAACAGCCTGCTGCCCGGTGACGACCCCAACGCCGTGGCTGCCGATCTCATGCAATACGCCGTCGAGCAGGTCCGCCGCCAGGCCTCGACCGGTGCAGGCTGCGAGGTGACCCAGCGCATGCCGATTGCCCCCGCCGAACGCGATGATGCCCAGGCCGAGCCCTATCGGCCGGTCAAGGTCAGCCTGACCCTGGCCTGCGCCATCGAACCGCTGGCCGCACTGCTGCATGCCTTGGAGTACGGCCAGCCGAGCCTGTTCATCGAGCAGCTGAGCATCCGCCGCAGCACCAGCACTGCAGCACAGAGCCCGGCCGGGCACCTTGAAGTGCACCTGCTGATTCGCGGCTACCTGCAGGCAGCAGGCCAAGGGGGCAAGCCATGAAAGTACCGGCCATGCGCCTGGCACTGCTGACCGCCAACGTGACGCTGCTGGCCAGCGTAGCCTGGGTGTTCGCGACGCCCGCCCAGCCACACTGGTTCGAAGCGCATGCACGCTCGAACACCGCGCCAAGCCAGCCGCCCGTGCGCCTGGTCGAGCCGGGCAAAGCGCAGCTGGCGGCCGTGTGGCTGCACCCGCTGTTCAGCCCGGGCCGCCAGCCGGACGCCCATGGCCCGCAAGGGCAGGCTCCGGCGCTGGCTGGCATGATCCTGAGCGGTGTGCTGCTGGACGGCGAAAGCCGCTTCGCATACCTGCGCGAAGGCCGCAAACCGACAACCAAGGTGGCCCTGGGCAGCACCCTCGCCAGTGGCTGGACCTTGAGCCAGCTCGGCACCACCAGCGCCACCTTCACCCGCGCCGGGCAAACCCAAACGCTCAGCATGCCGTTGCTGCGCCTGCCGCCGCCCTCCACCACTCCCGCCATCACCCTTCCGCGTACGACGACACCATGACCATGCCGCATTTCCCCCGTTTCTCTCTCCTTACCCTGCGGGCTCCTTTGCTGGGCCTGAGTGTTGCCGTCACATTGGCCGGCTGCGCCCTGCCGCGGCAAGATCTACACGGTGACCCGGCGCTGCTGCAGGAAGCTCTGGAAGGTGCCGATGCGCCGGCGCCGGCGAGCAAACCGGACGACACCCCGGTTGCGCCCAGGGAGAGCACCGCGCCCACCCGACAGATCATTCAGGGCAACCAGCGCTTCACCCGCCCCGCCAGCAGGCCGGCGGCCAGAGCCGCCAGCGACCAGGGCGATATCGTCTTCAACTTCACCGACCAGCCGATCGAGGCGGTGATCAACAGCGTGATGGGCGATCTGCTGCATGAGAACTACAGCATCAGCCAGGGCGTGAAAGGCAGTGTCAGCTTCTCCACCTCCAAACCTGTGAACAAGCAGCAGGCGCTGTCAATACTGGAAACGCTGCTGTCCTGGACCGACAACGCCATGATCCGCCAAGGCGACCGCTACGTGATCCTGCCCGCCGACAAGGCAGTGGCCGGTAAGCTGGTCCCAGAAGTCGCCGTGGCGCAGCCCCCAGGCGGCCTGGCTGCGCGGCTGTTCAACCTGCGCTACATCGGTGCCAGCGAAATGCAGAAGCTGCTGCAGCCGTTCGTGCGTGACAATGCCTTCCTGCTGGTGGACCCGGCGCGCAATGTGATCAGCCTGGCCGGCACCCCGGAGGAACTGGCCAACTACCAGGACACCATCGACACCTTCGACGTCGACTGGCTCAAAGGCATGTCGATCGGCGTGTACGGCCTGCAGCGCGCCTCGGTGGCCGAACTGATGCCGCAACTGCAGAAGCTGTTCGGCCCGGACAGCGGCATGCCGTTGTCCGATATGGTCAAGTTCATGCCCAACGAGCGGACCAACTCGATTGTCGCTATTTCGTCGCAGCCGCAGTACCTGCAAGAGGTCGGCGAGTGGATTCGGACCATCGACGAAGGCGGTGGCAACGAGCCGCAGCTGTTCGTCTACGACGTGCGCAACATGAAGGCCGCCGACCTGGCGCGCTACCTGCGCCAGATATACGGTTCGGGCAAGGTCAGCGACGACACGGCGGCCAAGGTCGCCCCGGGCCTGAAGACCACCAGCCTGACCTCGCTGAACGGCACCGGCGCCCAAGGCCTGAACGGCAGCGGTATGACCGCCCAGGCTGACAAGGCCGACGACGAGCAGAGCGAAGCGTACGACGAGCCCTCCGACCAAGGCAGCGACAGCGAAACAGGTAGCGCGTCCGCAGAAGCGGGCGAAAGCGATGCCAAGAGCCTTGCCGAGTCGGTGCGCATCACGGCGCAGAAAAGCAGCAACCAGCTGCTGGTGCGCACCCGACCGGCACAGTGGAAAGAAATCGAAGCCGCGATCAAGCGCCTGGACAGCCCACCCCTGCAAGTGCAGATCGAAACCCGCATCCTCGAGGTCAAGCTCAGCGGCGATCTCGACCAGGGCGTGCAGTGGTATCTGGGCCGCCTGGCAGGCAATTCGTCCAGCACCAGCGTGGCCAACGAAAGCGGCAGCCAAGGTGCCTTGGGCGCCGGTGGCGTGGCGCTGGGCAGCAGTTCGATGTTCTACTCGTTCGTCAGCAGCAACCTGCAAGTCGCCTTGCGCGCCCTGGAGACCCGTGGCCTGACCCAGGTGCTGTCGGCGCCATCGCTGGTGGTACTGAACAACCAGCAGGCGCAGATCCAGGTCGGCGACAACATCCCGATCAGCCAGACCACCGTCAACACCAGCACCTCTGACACCACCCTGAGCAGCGTCGAATATGTGCAGACCGGGGTCATTCTCGACGTGGTGCCGCGCATCAATCCAGGCGGGCTGGTGTACATGGACATCCAGCAGCAGGTCAGCGACGCCGATGACAGCGCGGTGACCACCACCCAGCCCAACCCACGCATCTCCAGCCGGGCGGTGTCGACCCAGGTAGCGGTGCAGAGTGGCCAGACGGTCTTGCTCGGTGGCCTGATCAAGCAGGACAACACCAAGTCAGAGACCCGTGTACCCGGGCTGTCGAGAATCCCAGGCCTCGGCTGGCTGTTTGGCAGCAGCTCCAAAAGTCGCGACCGTACCGAGCTGATCGTGCTGATCACCCCCAAGGTGGTGAACAACCCCGAGCAGGCACGCCAGGTCACCACTGACTACCGCCAGCAAATGCAGTTGCTGAGGAGCCAGGTCAAAGGAACATGACAGCAGCCCTTGCGTTCTGGAGATGCAGGGCCGGTATGGCGGTTACGTGCTCATGAACCTGGGCGTACCTTCAGCTGCCTCGGAGCCGGGATCATCTGCACTTGGCCATGTTCCACACCGCGCTCGACCATCAATTGGCGAGAAAGCTCGCCAATGGGGCCGCTTTCGCCCTGCAGCACAGAGACCTCCAGGCAGTGGCCGGCATCCAGGTGCACATGCAGGGTGGATCGGGTCAGATCGTGGTGGGCATGCAGGGTCTGGTTGAGCCGCCGGGGCAATTCGCGTGCGCTGTGGTCGTACAGGTAACTGACCACGGCCACGCAGGCGGCATCGTCCGGCAATGCTTCAGACTCGCGCATGCCTGCACGCAACAGGTCGCGAATGGCCTCCGAACGGCCCTGATAGCCTTGGGTCGCCACCCGCCGATCGATGACGTCGAGCAGCTCTTCATCCAGCGTGATGGTGATTCGTTGCATTTTGTAACTTCCAGTAAGATGATTTCACGTAGACATCATACCCACCACGCCTTAGCCTACGGCCTCCGTGAAAGTGGGGGACGCAGTGTGAAGCAGCAGCCAGGTAAACGAAAGCCCGCCCTATGGGGCATCCTTTTTCTAGCTGCGTGTGCTGTTGCACCGGCCAGCCGCGCCGCCGAGCAAGGGCCACGGCTGGTGTATTCGTGGCCTGTGAATGCCGGGCCGCTCGACCCGCGTGGCTACTCCCCAAACCAGATGTACGCCCAGGCCATGGTCTATGAGCCCCTGGTGCGCTATACCGCCGCCGGTACGCTGGAGCCTTGGCTGGCTGAGGCCTGGCAGGTTTCGGGTGACGGCAAGACCTACACGTTCACGCTTCGAGACGGTGTGCGGTTCAGCGATGGCACCCCATTCGATGCGCCGGCGGCCAAAGCCAACCTCGATGCAGTGTTGGCCAACACGCAGCGCCACCGCTGGATGGAGCTGGTGACCACCCTGGACCACGTTGAAGCACCTGAGCGCCTGACCCTGCGCCTGATCCTCAAGCACCCCTACTACCCGACGCTGATGGAACTGGCCCAGGTTCGCCCATTACGCTTTGCCTCGCCTCAGGCAAAACCCGGCCAACCCGCCGGCACCGGTCCGTGGATGCGCGCCGAATCGCGCCTGGGCGAATACGACCGCTTCGTGCGCAACCCTTATTACTGGGGACCAAAGCCGGCCTACAGCGAGGTCATGGTCAAGGTCATTCCAGACCCCAACAGCCGCGCGCTTGCCCTGCAGGCCGGCGAGGTCGAGCTGATCCAGGGCGCCGCCGGCGAGATCACGGCCGGCACGTTCGTGCGTCTGCGTGACCAGGGCTTTGCCACCGCACTGTCGGCACCGCTGGCCACCCGCACGCTGGCGATGAACACCGGCCGTGGCGCCACCCGCGATCTGGCGGTGCGCCAAGCGATCAACCAGGCCGTGGACAAGCAAGCGATCATCGACAAGATCCTCTACGGCCTTGAGCCCCGGGCAGATACCCTGTTCGCCAGCAACATGCCCTACGCCGATATTGGCCTCAAGCCCTACCCTTACGACCCTGCGCTCGCCGCCCGCGCGCTCGACGCTGCCGGGTGGGCCTTGGCGCCAGGCGCTTCAGTGCGCAGCAAAGGCGGCGAACCGTTAGCCATCGAACTGGTGTTCCTCGGCACCAGTGCCTTGCAGAAGAGCCTGGCCGAAGTGCTGCAGGGCGAGCTGGCGAAAATCGGCATCCACATCGACCTGCGTGCGGTTGAAGAAGGGGCGTTGGTACGGCGCCAGCGCGACGGCGACTTTGACATGATCTTCGCCGACACCTGGGGTGCGCCCTACGACCCGCATTCGTTCGTCAGCTCCATGCGCTACGCCGGCCATGCCGACTACATGGCCCAGCGGGGGTTGGCAATCAAGGACGAACTGGACAAGCGCATTGGCCAGGTGCTGGCCAGTACCGACGAACAGCAGCGTGCCGAGCAGTACCGCTTCATCCTCACCACCTTGCACCAGCAGGCCGTCTATTTGCCCATCTCGCACCTCACAGCCATCAGCGTGCGCCGTGATTCGGTGGCCAAGGTCCAGTTCGGCAGCACCTTGTTCGATGTGCCGTTCGAAACCATGACGCCAAAACAGGAGGACTGACATGTTGCGCTACATCCTGTTGCGCCTGGCGCTGCTGGTGCCGGTCATGCTTGGCGTTTCGTTGCTGGTGTTCGTGCTGCTGCACCTGGGCAGCACCGACCCTGCGCTGGACTACCTTCGGCTTTCGCACATTCCACCGACCGACGCAGCCATTGCCGAAGTTCGCCATACCCTGGGCCTGGATCGCCCACTGTATGCGCAATACCTGAGCTGGCTGTGGAACGCCGTGCATCTGGACTTCGGCATCTCCTATATCACCGGCCGCCCAGTGCTTGACGACCTGCTCTACTACCTGCCCGCCACCCTGCAATTCGGCGGCCTGGCGTTGGCCTGCACGCTGCTGCTGTCGATCCCCTTGGGGCTGTTGGCTGCACGCTGGCAAGGGCGCTGGCCCGACCACGCCGTGCGGGCAGTGACCTTCCTGGGGGTGTCGATGCCTAATTTCTGGCTGGCGTTTCTGCTGATCGCGCTTTTTTCCCTGTGGCTGGGCTGGTTGCCGCCGTTGGGGCGCGGCGGGGCCGGGCACCTGGTGATGCCGGTGCTGGCGATCGCCTTGATGTCGATGTCGATCAACGCCCGCCTGCTGCGCGCCAGCTTGCTTGAAGCCGGCGGGCAGCGGCACGTCACCTATGCCCGTGCCCGCGGCCTGCCCGAACGGTATGTCTGGCGCGACCATATCCTGCGCAATGCCTGGTTGCCGCTGGTGACGGCCACTGGCATGCACATCGGCGAACTGATCGGCGGCGCACTGGTCATCGAGACGATCTTCGCCTGGCCCGGCGTTGGTCGTTTTGCGGTGTCTGCAGTGCTGAACCGCGACTTCCCGGTGATGCAGTGCTTCACCCTGCTACTGACCGGTCTGCTGATGATCTGCAACCTGATAGTCGATGTCTGCTACGCCTGGCTTGATCCTCGCAGCCGGCTGGAAGGGGTGAACGCATGAGTGTGCAGTCTGCCCTGCGTCAGCCATTGCGGCTGCGCCGCCCCAGCCTGATGATCGGCCTTGCCCTGGTCGGCCTGCTGGTATTGCTGGCGCTGTTCGGCCACTGGATCGCCCCGCATGACCCCGACCTGGTCGACCTCAGCCAGCGCCTGCAGGCCCCTGACGCCAGCCACTGGCTGGGGACCGATCACCTCGGGCGCGACCTGCTTTCGCGGCTGATCGTCGGCACGCGCCTGTCCTTGGGCAGCGTGATGCTTACCCTGGCACTGGTGCTGGCGCTTGGGCTCGCGGTCGGCGGTGTGGCCGGGTTTGTCGGCGGGCGCACCGACCTGCTGCTGATGCGCCTGTGCGACATGTTCATGACCTTCCCCACGCTGGTACTGGCATTCTTCTTCGTCACCTTGCTGGGCACCGGCCTGAGCAACGTGATCATCGCCATCGCTTTGTCCCACTGGGCCTGGTATGCGCGCATGGTGCGCGGCCTGGTGATTGCCCAGCGCGGCCGCGAATACGTATTGGCTTCA
It contains:
- a CDS encoding general secretion pathway protein GspL → MTLVPPRCSAAFAAYRRSCAAGWQRSLARRWLLAWRMELTGLLPAVLAERLVRRNAPQVLRWPLPTELQASYPAVLVLDTRQVLAQRISLPLAATRNLGEVLTYEIDKYTPYTAEQVHFVARVVRRQPPNAEVELVAIARQRLDALLEACRERNLPLVAIDVQGSDGQRLGLDLLPAGSDTGLARPSRLDQGLWLSLAACCLLLAGAFIDQRQNLVAAMQQQVASQRQAVQHIEQLRQALDSSVGAASYLASRKAGQPTVSALLADLTGCLGDETWIEQLEVHETGEVTFSGQSARSSALITQVKACKTLEHAQFQGVILPDKATGQERFSISAQLKREVPHAPVQP
- the gspM gene encoding type II secretion system protein GspM, with amino-acid sequence MRPFNPRERKIVALGVLGLLLWAGWYLFVDSLLLAPLRDLDEQAQTLREQQRRYASLMLQQPQLEARLRQARNDPAQRNSLLPGDDPNAVAADLMQYAVEQVRRQASTGAGCEVTQRMPIAPAERDDAQAEPYRPVKVSLTLACAIEPLAALLHALEYGQPSLFIEQLSIRRSTSTAAQSPAGHLEVHLLIRGYLQAAGQGGKP
- the gspD gene encoding type II secretion system secretin GspD; this translates as MTMPHFPRFSLLTLRAPLLGLSVAVTLAGCALPRQDLHGDPALLQEALEGADAPAPASKPDDTPVAPRESTAPTRQIIQGNQRFTRPASRPAARAASDQGDIVFNFTDQPIEAVINSVMGDLLHENYSISQGVKGSVSFSTSKPVNKQQALSILETLLSWTDNAMIRQGDRYVILPADKAVAGKLVPEVAVAQPPGGLAARLFNLRYIGASEMQKLLQPFVRDNAFLLVDPARNVISLAGTPEELANYQDTIDTFDVDWLKGMSIGVYGLQRASVAELMPQLQKLFGPDSGMPLSDMVKFMPNERTNSIVAISSQPQYLQEVGEWIRTIDEGGGNEPQLFVYDVRNMKAADLARYLRQIYGSGKVSDDTAAKVAPGLKTTSLTSLNGTGAQGLNGSGMTAQADKADDEQSEAYDEPSDQGSDSETGSASAEAGESDAKSLAESVRITAQKSSNQLLVRTRPAQWKEIEAAIKRLDSPPLQVQIETRILEVKLSGDLDQGVQWYLGRLAGNSSSTSVANESGSQGALGAGGVALGSSSMFYSFVSSNLQVALRALETRGLTQVLSAPSLVVLNNQQAQIQVGDNIPISQTTVNTSTSDTTLSSVEYVQTGVILDVVPRINPGGLVYMDIQQQVSDADDSAVTTTQPNPRISSRAVSTQVAVQSGQTVLLGGLIKQDNTKSETRVPGLSRIPGLGWLFGSSSKSRDRTELIVLITPKVVNNPEQARQVTTDYRQQMQLLRSQVKGT
- the nikR gene encoding nickel-responsive transcriptional regulator NikR; the encoded protein is MQRITITLDEELLDVIDRRVATQGYQGRSEAIRDLLRAGMRESEALPDDAACVAVVSYLYDHSARELPRRLNQTLHAHHDLTRSTLHVHLDAGHCLEVSVLQGESGPIGELSRQLMVERGVEHGQVQMIPAPRQLKVRPGS
- the nikA gene encoding nickel ABC transporter substrate-binding protein, with the protein product MKQQPGKRKPALWGILFLAACAVAPASRAAEQGPRLVYSWPVNAGPLDPRGYSPNQMYAQAMVYEPLVRYTAAGTLEPWLAEAWQVSGDGKTYTFTLRDGVRFSDGTPFDAPAAKANLDAVLANTQRHRWMELVTTLDHVEAPERLTLRLILKHPYYPTLMELAQVRPLRFASPQAKPGQPAGTGPWMRAESRLGEYDRFVRNPYYWGPKPAYSEVMVKVIPDPNSRALALQAGEVELIQGAAGEITAGTFVRLRDQGFATALSAPLATRTLAMNTGRGATRDLAVRQAINQAVDKQAIIDKILYGLEPRADTLFASNMPYADIGLKPYPYDPALAARALDAAGWALAPGASVRSKGGEPLAIELVFLGTSALQKSLAEVLQGELAKIGIHIDLRAVEEGALVRRQRDGDFDMIFADTWGAPYDPHSFVSSMRYAGHADYMAQRGLAIKDELDKRIGQVLASTDEQQRAEQYRFILTTLHQQAVYLPISHLTAISVRRDSVAKVQFGSTLFDVPFETMTPKQED
- the nikB gene encoding nickel ABC transporter permease subunit NikB, which produces MLRYILLRLALLVPVMLGVSLLVFVLLHLGSTDPALDYLRLSHIPPTDAAIAEVRHTLGLDRPLYAQYLSWLWNAVHLDFGISYITGRPVLDDLLYYLPATLQFGGLALACTLLLSIPLGLLAARWQGRWPDHAVRAVTFLGVSMPNFWLAFLLIALFSLWLGWLPPLGRGGAGHLVMPVLAIALMSMSINARLLRASLLEAGGQRHVTYARARGLPERYVWRDHILRNAWLPLVTATGMHIGELIGGALVIETIFAWPGVGRFAVSAVLNRDFPVMQCFTLLLTGLLMICNLIVDVCYAWLDPRSRLEGVNA
- the nikC gene encoding nickel ABC transporter permease subunit NikC codes for the protein MSVQSALRQPLRLRRPSLMIGLALVGLLVLLALFGHWIAPHDPDLVDLSQRLQAPDASHWLGTDHLGRDLLSRLIVGTRLSLGSVMLTLALVLALGLAVGGVAGFVGGRTDLLLMRLCDMFMTFPTLVLAFFFVTLLGTGLSNVIIAIALSHWAWYARMVRGLVIAQRGREYVLASRLAGASRWARLRQHVLPSIAGPLLVLATMDIGHMMLHVSGLSFLGLGVAPPSAEWGVMINDAKEFIWTQPQLLLLPGLMIFFSVMAFNLLGDALRDRLDPTQEHR